A portion of the Gorilla gorilla gorilla isolate KB3781 chromosome X, NHGRI_mGorGor1-v2.1_pri, whole genome shotgun sequence genome contains these proteins:
- the FGD1 gene encoding FYVE, RhoGEF and PH domain-containing protein 1 isoform X2 — protein sequence MGLHQGNRILVKSLSLDPGQSLEPHPEGPQRLRSDPGPPTETPSQRPSPLKRAPGPKPQVPPKPSYLQMPRMPPPLEPIPPPPSRPLPADPRVAKGLAPRAEASPSSAAVSSLIEKFEREPVIVASDRPAPGPSPGPPEPAMLPQPTSQPPVPQLPEGEASRCLFLLAPGPRDGEKVPNRDSGIDSISSPSNSEETCFVSDDGPPSHSLCPGPPALASVPVALADPHRPGSQEVDSDLEEEDDEEEEEEKDREIPVPLMERQESVELTVQQKVFHIANELLQTEKAYVSRLHLLDQVFCARLLEEARNRSSFPADVVHGIFSNICSIYCFHQQFLLPELEKRMEEWDRYPRIGDILQKLAPFLKMYGEYVKNFDRAVELVNTWTERSTQFKVIIHEVQKEEACGNLTLQHHMLEPVQRIPRYELLLKDYLLKLPHGSPDSKDAQKSLELIATAAEHSNAAIRKMERMHKLLKVYELLGGEEDIVSPTKELIKEGHILKLSAKNGTTQDRYLILFNDRLLYCVPRLRLLGQKFSVRARIDVDGMELKESSNLNLPRTFLVSGKQRSLELQARTEEEKKDWVQAINSTLLKHEQTLETFKLLNSTNREDEDTPPNSPNVDLGKRAPTPIREKEVTMCMRCQEPFNSITKRRHHCKACGHVVCGKCSEFRARLVYDNNRSNRVCTDCYVALHGVPGSSPACSQHTPQRRRSILEKQASVAAENSVICSFLHYMEKGGKGWHKAWFVVPENEPLVLYIYGAPQDVKAQRSLPLIGFEVGPPEAGERPDRRHVFKITQSHLSWYFSPETEELQRRWMAVLGRAGRGDTFCPGPTLSEDREMEEAPVAALGATAEPPESPQTRDKT from the exons GGCTGCACCAGGGAAACCGGATCCTGGTTAAAAGTTTGTCCCTTGACCCTGGCCAAAGCCTAGAGCCTCATCCAGAAGGTCCCCAGCGGCTTCGCTCAGACCCAGGCCCCCCGACTGAAACCCCTAGCCAGCGTCCTTCACCACTGAAGCGGGCACCGGGCCCGAAGCCACAGG TGCCCCCAAAGCCCAGCTACCTGCAGATGCCCCGGATGCCCCCCCCACTGGAGCCCATCCCCCCTCCACCATCACGCCCACTGCCTGCCGACCCCCGAGTGGCCAAGGGCCTGGCTCCCAGGGCAGAGGCCAGCCCCAGTTCTGCAGCAGTATCCTCACTGATTGAGAAGTTTGAAAG AGAGCCTGTGATTGTCGCCTCGGATAGACCAGCCCCTGGCCCCAGCCCAGGTCCCCCAGAGCCAGCCATGTTGCCACAGCCAACCTCGCAGCCACCAGTGCCCCAGCTCCCCGAGGGTGAGGCCTCCCGCTGCCTGTTTCTGCTGGCTCCTGGGCCCCGGGACGGTGAGAAGGTGCCCAACCGGGACAGCGGCATTGATAGCATCAGCTCGCCATCCAACAGCGAGGAGACCTGCTTCGTCAGTGATGACGGGCCCCCCAGCCACAGCCTCTGCCCTGGGCCCCCTGCCCTGGCTAGTGTGCCTGTTGCCTTGGCTGACCCCCACCGGCCTGGCTCCCAAGAGGTTGACAGTGacctggaggaggaggacgacgaggaggaggaggaagagaaggacagAGAAATCCCAGTGCCCCTGATGGAGAGACAGGAGTCTGTGGAG TTGACTGTGCAGCAAAAGGTGTTTCACATTGCCAATGAGCTCCTGCAAACTGAGAAGGCCTACGTTTCCAGGCTCCATCTCCTGGATCAG GTGTTCTGTGCCCGGCTGCTGGAAGAAGCTCGGAACCGCAGTTCCTTCCCGGCCGACGTTGTCCACGGCATCTTCTCTAACATCTGCTCCATCTATTGCTTCCACCAGCAGTTCCTGCTGCCTGAGCTAGAGAAGCGCATGGAGGAATG GGACCGCTATCCACGCATTGGAGACATCCTGCAGAAACTGGCCCCCTTCCTCAAGATGTATGGTGAGTATGTGAAGAACTTTGACCGGGCCGTGGAGCTGGTCAACACCTGGACAGAGCGCTCCACCCAGTTTAAAGTCATCATCCATGAGGTGCAG AAGGAGGAAGCCTGTGGCAACCTGACATTGCAGCACCACATGCTGGAGCCTGTGCAGCGCATCCCCCGCTATGAGCTTCTTCTCAAGGACTATCTGTTAAAGCTGCCCCATGGCTCCCCGGACAGCAAGGATGCCCAAA AGTCTCTGGAGCTGATCGCCACAGCAGCAGAGCACTCGAATGCTGCCATCCGCAAAATG GAGCGAATGCATAAGCTGCTGAAGGTATATGAGCTGTTAGGGGGCGAGGAGGACATTGTCAGCCCCACCAAAGAGCTCATAAAAGAAGGCCACATCCTTAAGCTGTCAGCAAAGAATGGGACCACTCAAGACCGATACCTCATACTA TTCAACGACCGCCTCCTTTACTGCGTGCCCAGGCTGCGGCTCCTTGGCCAGAAGTTTAGCGTGCGGGCACGCATTGATGTAGATGGCATGGAG CTAAAGGAGAGCTCCAACCTCAATCTGCCTCGAACCTTCCTGGTGTCAGGAAAGCAGCGCTCCCTCGAGCTCCAGGCCAG GactgaggaggagaagaaagactgGGTCCAG GCCATCAACTCCACCCTCCTGAAGCATGAACAGACGCTGGAGACCTTCAAACTGTTGAACTCAACAAACAGGGAAGATGAAGACACCCCGCCCAACTCTCCA AACGTGGATCTTGGGAAGCGGGCACCTACGCCCATCCGGGAAAAGGAAGTCACCATGTGCATGCGCTGCCAGGAGCCCTTCAATTCTATCACCAAACGCAGGCACCACTGCAAGGCCTGCGGGCAT GTGGTTTGTGGGAAGTGCTCCGAGTTCCGGGCCCGCCTCGTCTATGACAACAACCGCTCCAACCGTGTGTGCACTGATTGCTATGTGGCCTTGCACGGGGTGCCTGGGAGCAGTCCAGCCTGCAGCCAGCATACACCCCAGCGCCGGAGGTCCATCCTGGAG AAACAGGCCTCAGTGGCTGCGGAGAACAGCGTCATCTGCAGCTTCCTGCACTACATGGAGAAGGGTGGCAAAGGATGGCACAAGGCATGGTTCGTGGTCCCTGAAAATGAACCCTTGGTGCTGTATATCTACGGAGCCCCTCAG GATGTGAAAGCCCAGCGCAGCCTGCCCCTCATTGGCTTCGAGGTGGGACCGCCCGAGGCAGGGGAGCGGCCTGACAGAAGGCATGTCTTCAAGATCACCCAGAGCCACCTCAGCTGGTACTTCAGCCCTGAGACAGAGGAACTACAGCGACGCTGGATGGCTGTGCTTGGCCGGGCGGGCCGAGGGGACACGTTCTGCCCGGGGCCCACACTGTCTGAGGACAGGGAGATGGAGGAGGCACCGGTGGCTGCTTTAGGAGCCACTGCTGAACCCCCCGAATCCCCCCAGACCCGAGACAAGACCTAG
- the TSR2 gene encoding pre-rRNA-processing protein TSR2 homolog: MAGAAEDARALFRAGVCAALEAWPALQIAVENGFGGVHSQEKAKWLGGAVEDYFMRNADLELDEVEDFLGELLTNEFDTVVEDGSLPQVSQQLQTMFHHFQRGDGAALREMASCITQRKCKVTATALKTARETDEDEDDVDSVEEMEVTATNDGAATDGVCPQPEPSDPDAQTIKEEDIVEDGWTIVRRKK, encoded by the exons ATGGCGGGCGCTGCAGAAGATGCGCGAGCTCTTTTCCGGGCTGGGGTCTGCGCGGCCCTGGAGGCCTGGCCGGCCTTGCAG ATCGCTGTGGAGAATGGCTTCGGGGGTGTGCACAGCCAGGAGAAGGCCAAGTGGCTGGGGGGTGCAGTGGAGGATTACTTCATGCGcaatg CTGACTTGGAGCTAGATGAGGTGGAAGACTTCCTTGGAGAGCTGTTGACCAACGAGTTTGATACAGTTGTGGAAGACGGGAGTCTGCCCCAG GTGAGCCAGCAACTGCAGACCATGTTCCACCACTTCCAGAGGGGTGATGGGGCTGCTCTGAGGGAGATGGCCTCCTGCATCACTCAAAGAAAATGCAAGGTCACAGCCACTGCACTTAAGACAGCTAGAGAGActgatgaggatgaagatgatGTGGACAGTGTGGAAGAGATGGAG GTCACAGCTACGAATGATGGGGCTGCTACAGATGGGGTCTGCCCCCAGCCTGAACCCTCTGATCCAGACGCTCAGACTATTAAGGAAGAGGATATAGTGGAAGATGGCTGGACCATTGTCCGGAGAAAAAAATGA